The Candidatus Bathyarchaeota archaeon region ATATCAGCCAAAAATTTCACCTCCACAGAATTTAATCTAAAAATCTACACATTATCATAGCGACAGAAGAGCTATAAACATTACCTACACCGAGAAGTTACATCACTTTGCCCGAAAAAGAACTTGCAGAAGAGAGTTTTTCTCTGTTACGTCTAAAAAACAGCCTAAAAGAAGCCGTTAAATCGTATGTTTCAACCTCGCTGAAGGGCACCCACCGCAACTCCACCGCGTCGCTTGCCGCCGAAATGTCGCCGCCCTTAACGTGAACCAAATAGTCCACGATGACATAATGATACTTGACTTTACCTTCTGCATCTAAATCCACTTGGCTAACCACGTCGATTAATTGTGGTTTTTCCACTTCTAGGCAGGTTTCTTCTTTTGCTTCGCGGATGACAGCAGCTTCGTTTGATTCACCAAGCTCGACTAATCCACCGGGGATGGTCCATTTGCCTCTGGCAGGTTCGTTGCCGCGTTTTATCAGCACGATTTTTTGATCCTCTACGATGACGACACCGATGCCGACAATGGGTTGGTCAGGGTAGAGACGCTTCAACAGAACCACCTGCGGAAGTTATGTGGCTTCCATCTTAAAGCTTCTACGGGTCAAACATGCAAGAAGTCATGGATTAAACAGCAAAAAAAGAAAAAACAAAAAGGGAAGAGCAGCTTGCGCTTATTCATACCGTAGTGCTTCAACGGGTTTAAGTTTCGAAGCACGCCAAGCGGGGTAAAGCGCAAAGATTACGCTGACGCCAACGCCGAAGCCAAACGCGCCTACCACCACATCAGGCGTTAAGAGAGGAACGATGGCAAACGCCGCGCTTCCGCCACCTATAAAGCCGCCATTTCCAAGCACCGTAGCCGTCACGTTGGCTAAAGCCCAACCGAGTCCAATGCCGATTACTGCCCCCATGACGCCGATGATTATGGATTCGCCGAGGAATATTGTGAGTACGGTTCTGCTTTTCATGCCTAAAGCTTTTAGGATGCCGATTTCGCGGGTGCGCTCGATTAGTGAGACGATCATTATGTTCATTATGCCGATGCCTGCGACAAGTAGCGAAATCGCTGCGATGCCGCCGAGGAACAACTGGATGGTGCTAAAGATGCTGGTGAGCAAACTCAGCACGGCTGTGGAGGATATGACTGAGACTTGGTTGCTGAAGTAATCTGTTATTGCTTTGGATACGTTGGTTATGGTTGCGTTGTCACTACTTTTTAGTTTAACAACTATCATGTCAGCGTTGCTTGTGTTAAAGAAAGTCATGGCTTTCTCGATTGGAATGTAGACGCCTGTGTCTGAGGGACCGCCCAATCCGAAGCCACCGATTTTTCCCAGCACACCTTGAACGTCGGCTATGTATGTTTCGTTGACGGGTGGCAGAATAGTGGCGTTGGTCCAGGTGATGTTTATGCGGTCGCCAGGGTTGAAGAATATGGTCCCGTTCTGCCCAGGCTGGTTTACGCGTGTGCCAACTATGGTGTCGTTTTCGGCTGGGTTGCTTGGTATGCTGCCGTCTTGTGTTACAAAGGTGTTGCTGTAGATCGCGCCGTAAGTGGTATAATCTACTCCGTAGATGGTGACTGACCGGTTTAGGTTATCAGTTTGAACGTAGCCACCGCGACTAATCACCGCAGCTGAACTCTCAATATCATCCGACAAAGCGTTAATCTCATCAGTATAGTTAACGTAGAGTTGGAAACCGGAGTTGTCGCTGCCGCCTCCGAAGCCTCCGCCAAATCCTCCGCCCCCTCCACCGAAGCCGCTGCTGGTTCCAGGAGTGACTATTAGGGTGTCAGCGGATAATCCTTGGCTGAGTTGAGTTGTTATGGTTGCCTGCAAACCTTGAGTGATAGAGAGCAAAGCAACGATGGCGGCTATTCCGATAACGATTCCCAATGTTGTTAGGGCGGCGCGTAGTTTTCTTAGGCGGATTGCGCTAAACGAAAAGCCGAAAATGTCAAGTACTCTCATTGTCCATTCACCACGTCTGAGCATATTTCTCCATCAAACATCTGCACCGTCCGTCTTGCTTCCCGCGCCAGATTCTGATCATGTGTAACCATGATTATGCTTACGTTGTCTTCTCGGTTTAGTTTCTTAATCAGCGAAATGACTTCTTTGGCAGTTTTTGAGTCCACGTTTCCTGTAGGTTCATCCAGCAAGAGGAAACGGGGTTTGTTAGCTAAAGCACGTGCAATAGCTACTCTCTGCTGTTGACCACCGCTGAGTTCTGCGGGTTTATGGTTGATCCTGTCCTTTAACCCGACAGTTTCAAGCAATTCGACGGCTCGTTCTCTCCGCTGATTTTTGCTCTTGCCTGCTATAGACATAGCTAATTCAACGTTGTCACGGGCAGTTAGCCTTGGAATTAGGTTGAAGAATTGGAAAACAAAGCCGATTTTTAGGCGCAGATTGGCAAGTTGGTTGTCGCTTAGTTTGCCGATGTCCACGCCGTCTATGAGTAAAGTTCCTGCAGTTGGTTTATCCAATGCGCCTACAAGATTTAGCATTGTAGATTTTCCGCTGCCTGAAGGACCGAGAATGGATACGAAGTCGCCTGCTTCGATTTTGAGGTTAACTCCTCGAAGTGCTTCAACCGGAACTTTGCCCAGCATGTAAGTTTTTCGAAGGTTAACTGCTTCAACTATGGTTGGCATTGAATCTCACATCATAACGTTATGTTTCGTTATTGTTGAATGAAGGGGCTGATATAAACGATGTCCAAATTTGATTTACACCTAAGCTGCAATCACAAGAGCACTATGAAATATAAAAAAAATGGGTGGTTAGATTGGCTTAGGTTTATTTCTTTTCATTCTGACAACGTTGAAAAGAACAATAACCGAAAGCAGAGATATTTTCCCATGAAGAGGTATAGGAGCCCACACGGCTAAAGCAGCTAGCACTATCCCCATTATTGAATGCGTTAAAAGGTTTCTCCAATCGGTTAGATAACACTTCAAGGCTTTAGCAATTTTCTTCAAGGTTTCCGATATATTTTTCATAATTCTCACTTTCTTGCTTTTCTTCATTTTTAGATAAAAAGGGGAATTTCGGTGAATG contains the following coding sequences:
- a CDS encoding ABC transporter ATP-binding protein is translated as MPTIVEAVNLRKTYMLGKVPVEALRGVNLKIEAGDFVSILGPSGSGKSTMLNLVGALDKPTAGTLLIDGVDIGKLSDNQLANLRLKIGFVFQFFNLIPRLTARDNVELAMSIAGKSKNQRRERAVELLETVGLKDRINHKPAELSGGQQQRVAIARALANKPRFLLLDEPTGNVDSKTAKEVISLIKKLNREDNVSIIMVTHDQNLAREARRTVQMFDGEICSDVVNGQ
- a CDS encoding ABC transporter permease — encoded protein: MRVLDIFGFSFSAIRLRKLRAALTTLGIVIGIAAIVALLSITQGLQATITTQLSQGLSADTLIVTPGTSSGFGGGGGGFGGGFGGGSDNSGFQLYVNYTDEINALSDDIESSAAVISRGGYVQTDNLNRSVTIYGVDYTTYGAIYSNTFVTQDGSIPSNPAENDTIVGTRVNQPGQNGTIFFNPGDRINITWTNATILPPVNETYIADVQGVLGKIGGFGLGGPSDTGVYIPIEKAMTFFNTSNADMIVVKLKSSDNATITNVSKAITDYFSNQVSVISSTAVLSLLTSIFSTIQLFLGGIAAISLLVAGIGIMNIMIVSLIERTREIGILKALGMKSRTVLTIFLGESIIIGVMGAVIGIGLGWALANVTATVLGNGGFIGGGSAAFAIVPLLTPDVVVGAFGFGVGVSVIFALYPAWRASKLKPVEALRYE
- a CDS encoding NUDIX hydrolase, with protein sequence MKRLYPDQPIVGIGVVIVEDQKIVLIKRGNEPARGKWTIPGGLVELGESNEAAVIREAKEETCLEVEKPQLIDVVSQVDLDAEGKVKYHYVIVDYLVHVKGGDISAASDAVELRWVPFSEVETYDLTASFRLFFRRNREKLSSASSFSGKVM